One part of the Algibacter sp. L1A34 genome encodes these proteins:
- a CDS encoding class I SAM-dependent methyltransferase, which yields MSNYQSSKSPLKVKDFSVSGEEFQLIENKVYGFLETIPQPTSDKLPGYYQSEDYISHTDSKRNLFEKVYHLVRSISLKKKLKLINSFSSQTKILLDVGCGTGDFLQTAQQNKWSVSGIEPNNEARTIANNKTNDSVFGTEKLQEFESNSFDVITLWHVLEHLPNLEEQVQIFKSLLKEDGTLVIAVPNYNSFDAQYYKEFWAAYDVPRHLWHFNKNSISNLVAKQNMKVVETKPMLFDAFYVSMLSEKYKTGKMNPVRGFWFGLRSNIKSLRTKEASSLIYVIKNR from the coding sequence GTGTCCAATTATCAATCATCAAAAAGTCCGTTAAAAGTTAAAGATTTTTCCGTTTCCGGTGAAGAGTTTCAGTTAATAGAAAACAAAGTATATGGTTTTTTAGAAACAATTCCTCAGCCAACTTCAGATAAATTACCAGGATATTATCAAAGCGAAGACTATATTTCTCATACAGATTCTAAGCGAAATTTATTTGAAAAGGTGTATCATTTAGTAAGAAGTATTTCGCTTAAAAAGAAGTTAAAGCTTATTAATTCGTTTTCATCTCAAACAAAAATACTACTAGATGTAGGTTGCGGAACAGGTGATTTTTTACAAACAGCACAACAAAATAAGTGGAGTGTTTCTGGTATTGAACCAAACAATGAAGCGCGAACTATTGCTAATAATAAAACAAATGATTCTGTTTTTGGGACAGAAAAGCTTCAAGAGTTTGAATCAAACAGTTTCGATGTTATTACGCTTTGGCATGTATTGGAACATTTGCCAAACTTAGAAGAGCAGGTTCAAATTTTTAAGAGCCTATTAAAAGAGGACGGAACTTTAGTTATCGCAGTACCTAATTATAACAGTTTCGATGCACAATATTATAAAGAGTTTTGGGCCGCTTATGATGTGCCAAGACATCTTTGGCATTTTAACAAAAACTCAATTTCTAATTTAGTTGCTAAACAAAACATGAAAGTTGTTGAAACAAAACCGATGTTATTTGACGCGTTTTATGTGAGCATGCTTTCGGAAAAGTATAAAACCGGGAAGATGAATCCAGTAAGAGGATTTTGGTTTGGTTTGCGCTCAAATATTAAATCTTTGAGAACAAAAGAGGCTTCTTCGTTAATTTATGTCATAAAAAATAGATAA
- a CDS encoding DUF4837 family protein, whose product MRQIIFSAMALILLVSCGNEKKNDQSLLPDSSGNMSHVSVVLGNDLWDGSVGETIRNILGTPIYGLPQDEPMFSVSQIPASVFSGFVTKNRTILKIAPNKEAGIEITDNVYAKPQKVITVSGKTREEIISTLNENADKIIETFRNTELSERMRQMSKSHHTYTAIEEKLGLTIDFPSVYIIAKESDNFFWVRKEITTGTNNLMIYSLPYDAIKRNDSVVNQIIKVRDSVGKLYIRGRQDGDLTASGDKIESYMVTENAYTPFYGETIVDNKPALETKGLWDLKGDFMGGPFISYVIEDEINKRWVVVEGFAFAPSVEKRNYMLELEAIIRSVKIK is encoded by the coding sequence ATGCGACAAATTATTTTTTCTGCAATGGCTTTAATTCTATTAGTGTCTTGCGGTAATGAGAAAAAAAATGATCAATCTTTGTTACCAGATTCTTCTGGGAATATGAGTCATGTCTCTGTAGTTCTCGGTAACGATTTATGGGATGGTAGTGTAGGCGAGACCATTAGAAACATATTGGGTACACCTATTTACGGGCTTCCGCAAGACGAACCTATGTTTTCTGTTAGTCAGATTCCTGCTTCTGTTTTTTCAGGTTTTGTTACAAAAAACAGAACTATTTTAAAAATAGCACCAAATAAAGAAGCTGGAATTGAAATTACTGATAATGTGTATGCTAAGCCTCAAAAGGTGATTACTGTTTCGGGAAAAACAAGGGAAGAAATTATTAGTACACTAAACGAAAATGCAGATAAAATCATTGAAACTTTTCGTAATACTGAGTTAAGTGAACGCATGCGCCAAATGAGTAAATCGCATCACACGTATACTGCTATTGAAGAAAAGTTAGGTTTAACTATCGATTTTCCTTCTGTTTATATAATAGCAAAAGAAAGCGATAATTTTTTCTGGGTTAGAAAGGAGATTACAACAGGAACCAATAATTTAATGATTTATAGTTTGCCCTATGATGCTATTAAAAGAAACGATAGTGTGGTTAATCAAATTATTAAAGTAAGAGATTCTGTTGGTAAGTTATACATTCGAGGACGTCAAGATGGTGATCTAACCGCAAGTGGAGATAAAATAGAGTCTTATATGGTTACGGAGAACGCGTATACGCCATTTTACGGTGAAACTATTGTAGATAATAAACCAGCCTTAGAAACTAAAGGTTTATGGGACTTAAAAGGTGATTTTATGGGAGGTCCATTTATAAGTTACGTTATTGAAGATGAAATTAATAAACGCTGGGTAGTTGTTGAAGGTTTTGCTTTTGCACCATCGGTAGAAAAGCGTAATTATATGTTAGAACTTGAAGCTATAATTAGATCTGTTAAAATAAAATAG
- a CDS encoding phosphoglycerate kinase: protein MKTVNDFNFENKKALIRVDFNVPLNDKFEVTDDTRIVSAKPTIIKILEDGGSCILMSHLGRPKGFQDEFSLKHIVNKVEDILGVEVIMAPDCIGADVEALAANLQPGQILLLENLRFYKEETAGDKDFAEKLSKLGDIYVNDAFGTAHRAHASTTIVAQFFEGKKCFGKLLAQEIESIDKVMKTGEKPVLAILGGAKVSSKITIIENILDKVDHLIIGGGMAFTFVKAQGGKIGNSICEDDKMPLALDILKQAKEKNVQIHIPVDTIAADDFSNDANTQIVDINEIPDGWEGVDAGPKSRKQFHDVVMQCKTILWNGPLGVFEMEKFAGGTIELGNSIAEATKKGAFSLVGGGDSVAAVKQFGFEDKVSYVSTGGGAMLESLEGKTLPGIAAILE, encoded by the coding sequence ATGAAAACGGTTAACGATTTTAATTTCGAGAATAAAAAAGCATTAATTCGTGTAGATTTTAATGTGCCTTTAAATGATAAATTTGAAGTTACGGATGATACGCGAATTGTATCTGCAAAACCAACAATTATCAAAATTTTAGAAGATGGTGGAAGCTGTATTTTAATGTCTCATTTAGGTCGTCCTAAGGGTTTTCAAGATGAGTTTTCATTAAAACATATTGTAAATAAAGTTGAAGATATTTTGGGTGTTGAAGTTATAATGGCACCGGATTGTATTGGTGCAGATGTTGAAGCATTAGCGGCAAATTTACAACCAGGACAAATTTTATTATTAGAAAACTTACGTTTTTATAAAGAAGAAACTGCAGGAGATAAAGATTTCGCTGAAAAACTTTCTAAATTAGGAGATATTTATGTGAATGATGCATTTGGAACAGCACACCGTGCGCATGCATCTACAACTATAGTAGCTCAATTTTTTGAAGGTAAAAAATGCTTCGGAAAATTATTAGCTCAAGAAATTGAAAGTATTGATAAGGTTATGAAAACTGGTGAAAAACCTGTTTTAGCTATTCTTGGTGGTGCAAAAGTATCGTCTAAAATTACAATTATCGAAAACATTTTAGATAAAGTAGATCACTTAATTATAGGTGGTGGAATGGCGTTTACCTTTGTTAAAGCTCAAGGTGGAAAAATAGGAAATTCTATTTGTGAAGATGATAAAATGCCGTTAGCTTTAGATATATTAAAGCAAGCCAAAGAAAAAAATGTACAAATCCATATTCCTGTAGATACTATTGCTGCAGATGATTTTAGCAATGATGCTAACACTCAAATTGTTGATATTAATGAAATTCCTGATGGTTGGGAAGGTGTAGATGCTGGACCAAAATCGAGAAAACAATTTCACGATGTTGTTATGCAATGTAAAACCATACTTTGGAATGGACCATTAGGTGTTTTTGAAATGGAAAAATTTGCTGGAGGAACTATAGAATTAGGAAATTCTATTGCAGAAGCTACTAAAAAAGGTGCTTTTTCTCTTGTTGGTGGAGGAGACTCTGTTGCAGCTGTAAAACAATTTGGTTTTGAAGATAAAGTAAGTTACGTAAGTACTGGAGGCGGAGCAATGTTAGAAAGTTTAGAAGGTAAAACATTACCTGGAATTGCTGCTATTTTAGAATAA
- a CDS encoding twin-arginine translocase TatA/TatE family subunit, protein MILSNIFLGMIGPMQIALIVVIVLLLFGGKKIPELMRGLGSGIKEFKDASKEEEDPASDKKK, encoded by the coding sequence ATGATATTATCAAACATATTTTTAGGAATGATTGGACCAATGCAAATAGCATTAATTGTAGTCATTGTTTTACTTTTATTTGGAGGTAAAAAAATACCTGAATTGATGCGAGGACTTGGTAGCGGAATTAAAGAGTTCAAGGATGCCAGCAAAGAAGAAGAAGATCCAGCAAGCGACAAAAAGAAATAA
- a CDS encoding lytic transglycosylase domain-containing protein, whose translation MAFRFFTILLFINVSFCFSQEADSTVVQPLQIKDSLVQKTIVIKDSLIDNTSQKVTGIDLEKDSMAFKNLLDDVYAAKIDEKWHEELYSNTLFDSIYESVTELTYEPVDYPELSTETLKARLKELDARTPFNVEYNESLESVIKSYLKHRRNHLQKLITLSSFYFPMFERELDNQNIPLEIKYLAIVESALKPRAKSRVGATGLWQFMFATGKEYGLDVSSYVDERSDPIKSTVAASKYLSKLYGIFGDWDLALAAYNSGPGNVSKAIRRSGGYRNYWNIRHNLPRETAGYLPAFLANMYIFEYAEEHGFKRYKPEVAYFETDTIRVKRMITLDQISEVTDVPIEKLQFLNPSYKLDVVPFVEGKNYSLRLPNEVIGKFVNNEDKIYEFAKAEFAKREKPLPQFFKADNKTTYRVKSGDYLGKISRMHGVRVSELKRWNGLRSNSLKIGQRLTIYNKNPNVSGTSKPVKTIKPKPISGPFFYYTVADGDSLWTISQKFTGVSVQNIKDWNGISGTKLKIGMKLKIAKS comes from the coding sequence ATGGCTTTTCGATTTTTTACAATCTTATTATTTATTAATGTTAGCTTTTGTTTTTCGCAAGAAGCCGATTCCACAGTGGTGCAGCCCCTTCAAATTAAGGATTCGCTTGTTCAGAAAACAATAGTTATTAAAGATTCTTTAATAGATAATACATCCCAAAAAGTAACAGGGATTGATCTTGAGAAAGATAGTATGGCTTTTAAAAATCTGTTAGACGACGTTTATGCAGCCAAAATTGATGAGAAATGGCATGAAGAACTATATAGTAATACGCTTTTCGATTCTATCTACGAATCGGTTACCGAGTTAACTTACGAGCCGGTTGATTATCCAGAGCTATCTACAGAAACCTTAAAAGCGCGTTTAAAAGAATTAGACGCTAGAACGCCTTTTAACGTAGAGTATAACGAGTCGCTAGAGAGTGTTATAAAATCTTATTTAAAACACAGGCGCAATCATTTACAGAAGCTAATAACGCTTAGTTCGTTCTATTTTCCAATGTTTGAGCGTGAATTAGATAATCAAAACATTCCTTTAGAAATAAAATATTTAGCTATTGTAGAGTCGGCTTTAAAACCACGCGCAAAATCTCGAGTTGGAGCAACCGGTTTATGGCAATTTATGTTTGCTACAGGTAAAGAGTACGGTTTAGATGTGAGTAGCTATGTTGATGAGCGTAGTGACCCTATAAAATCTACTGTTGCAGCATCTAAATACTTATCAAAATTATATGGTATTTTTGGCGATTGGGATTTGGCGTTGGCTGCTTATAATTCTGGTCCAGGAAATGTCTCTAAGGCTATTAGGCGCTCTGGTGGGTATAGAAACTACTGGAATATTAGGCATAATTTACCTCGGGAAACTGCTGGGTATTTACCTGCTTTTTTAGCTAATATGTATATTTTTGAATATGCTGAAGAACACGGTTTTAAACGTTACAAACCGGAAGTTGCATATTTTGAAACTGATACTATTCGTGTAAAACGTATGATTACTTTAGATCAAATATCTGAAGTGACTGATGTGCCTATCGAGAAATTACAGTTCTTAAACCCTTCATATAAATTAGATGTTGTTCCTTTTGTAGAGGGTAAAAATTATAGTTTAAGATTACCGAATGAAGTGATTGGTAAATTTGTTAATAACGAAGATAAAATTTATGAGTTCGCTAAAGCGGAATTTGCAAAACGCGAAAAACCATTACCTCAATTTTTTAAGGCCGATAATAAAACGACATATCGTGTAAAATCTGGTGATTATTTAGGTAAAATTTCTAGAATGCACGGTGTTCGTGTAAGTGAATTAAAACGTTGGAATGGTTTACGAAGTAACAGTTTGAAAATTGGCCAACGATTAACTATTTATAATAAAAACCCTAATGTTTCTGGGACTTCGAAACCGGTAAAAACAATTAAACCTAAACCTATTTCGGGGCCATTTTTCTACTATACGGTAGCCGATGGTGATTCACTTTGGACTATTTCTCAAAAATTTACTGGAGTTTCTGTTCAAAATATTAAAGATTGGAACGGTATTAGTGGTACTAAACTGAAAATAGGAATGAAACTTAAAATAGCTAAAAGCTAA
- a CDS encoding ATP-binding protein, with protein sequence MLFKDVLGQDHIKNHLTTSVDNGRIAHAQLFVGNEGSGTLPMAIAYAQYILCSNSGGENSTGNESCNLKFNNLSHPDLHFAFPVTTSDKVKSKPVSSFYLEEWRKLVKEQPYGNLFDWYKLLGVDNKQGQIGVEEALNIVKSLTLKSYEGGYKVMLIWMAEKMNTACANKLLKLIEEPPNKTVFILITEEEEQIINTIRSRCQILHFPPLAEDVIVEALVKQFNIDRNVATKIAHQSNGNYNKASDLVYQDTEDNQFETWFILWIRSAFKAKGNKAAIIDLISWSEDIAKTGRETQKQFLNFCLDFFRQALLLNYNADDLVFFEPKTEKFKLENFAPYVHGNNIMDISNELQDAIYHIERNGNSKIILTDLSIKLTRLLHKKAD encoded by the coding sequence ATGCTTTTTAAAGATGTTTTAGGTCAAGACCATATAAAAAACCATTTAACCACTAGTGTTGATAATGGACGAATTGCCCACGCGCAATTATTTGTAGGCAACGAAGGTTCGGGTACACTACCCATGGCCATTGCTTATGCTCAATATATATTATGCTCAAATTCTGGTGGTGAAAACAGTACAGGAAATGAGTCTTGTAACCTAAAATTTAACAACCTTTCGCATCCCGATTTACATTTTGCCTTTCCGGTAACCACAAGCGATAAGGTAAAAAGCAAACCTGTTTCTAGTTTCTATTTAGAAGAATGGAGAAAACTTGTAAAAGAACAGCCTTATGGCAATTTATTCGATTGGTATAAACTCCTTGGCGTAGATAATAAACAAGGGCAAATTGGTGTAGAAGAAGCTCTAAATATTGTAAAATCGCTTACGCTGAAATCTTACGAAGGCGGCTACAAAGTGATGCTAATTTGGATGGCCGAAAAAATGAACACCGCATGTGCAAACAAGCTTTTAAAGCTTATAGAAGAGCCACCAAACAAAACGGTTTTTATTTTAATTACTGAAGAAGAAGAACAAATTATAAACACCATTCGTTCGCGCTGCCAAATTTTACATTTCCCGCCGCTAGCCGAAGATGTTATAGTTGAAGCTTTGGTAAAACAATTTAATATTGATAGAAATGTTGCTACAAAAATAGCACACCAAAGCAACGGAAATTATAATAAAGCAAGCGATTTAGTATATCAAGATACCGAAGATAACCAGTTTGAAACTTGGTTTATTCTATGGATACGTAGTGCATTTAAAGCCAAAGGAAACAAGGCAGCAATTATAGATTTAATTTCTTGGAGTGAAGACATTGCCAAAACAGGACGAGAAACTCAAAAGCAATTTTTAAATTTTTGTTTAGACTTTTTTCGCCAAGCTTTATTACTTAATTATAACGCCGACGATCTCGTTTTTTTTGAACCAAAAACAGAGAAATTTAAGCTAGAAAACTTTGCTCCTTACGTGCATGGCAATAACATTATGGACATTAGTAACGAACTTCAAGACGCCATTTATCATATTGAACGTAACGGAAATTCCAAAATTATCCTAACAGATTTATCTATTAAACTAACCAGATTACTTCATAAAAAAGCAGATTAA
- a CDS encoding OmpH family outer membrane protein has protein sequence MKNILYVAIAMLVLASCEKPNKIGFVDNGTVINDFQEKIDLEAKYKTKEEAFRKRADSIGLAFQTEAQKTQAEAQRIARSNRKKAEELMAGLQQKQQQLQQQMQVEQQQLTLAFQSDIDSVIVRVKDFVGAYGKTNGYNYILGTSEAAATVMYGAEESDLTKTIVDALNADYKKAE, from the coding sequence ATGAAGAACATACTTTATGTTGCCATCGCGATGCTTGTTTTAGCATCTTGTGAAAAACCAAACAAAATTGGTTTTGTAGATAACGGAACCGTTATTAACGATTTTCAAGAAAAAATCGATTTAGAAGCAAAATACAAAACGAAAGAAGAAGCTTTTAGAAAAAGAGCAGACAGTATTGGATTAGCTTTTCAAACGGAAGCTCAAAAAACTCAAGCTGAAGCTCAAAGAATAGCTAGAAGTAATAGAAAAAAGGCTGAAGAATTAATGGCTGGCTTACAACAAAAACAACAACAATTACAACAGCAAATGCAAGTAGAGCAACAACAATTAACGTTGGCTTTTCAATCGGATATCGATTCTGTTATTGTAAGAGTTAAAGACTTTGTTGGAGCTTACGGAAAAACTAATGGTTACAACTATATTTTAGGAACTAGCGAAGCTGCTGCTACAGTAATGTACGGAGCAGAAGAAAGCGATTTAACTAAAACTATTGTTGATGCTTTAAATGCTGATTATAAGAAGGCAGAATAA
- a CDS encoding alpha/beta hydrolase family protein → MSCVKRSKNESFHEAISYQNLLNNTDFFNNDFVDFYKIKYLVDTLNIEGFIVKPNQNKTEKLPAIIFCRGGNQSFGMLNGYQLRMMGNLSAEGYVVLGSQLRGNMASEGVDEFGGKDLNDILKLIEIAKELDFVDEKNIHILGYSRGGMNTYQISKLTDNINSIAVVGAPTNKFESIKFRESMYHQVYKPLFGDTITNKEAYFKRSAVYWHKEINEPILILHGTDDNRVAVEEAKQLIDSLKISGKTDFSYKLFEGGNHTLSNFADERDSLIINWFKTHSK, encoded by the coding sequence ATGTCTTGTGTAAAACGGTCAAAAAACGAATCATTTCACGAAGCCATCAGTTATCAAAATTTATTAAATAATACTGACTTTTTTAATAATGATTTTGTCGATTTTTATAAAATAAAATATTTGGTAGACACCTTAAATATAGAAGGATTTATAGTTAAGCCAAACCAAAATAAAACAGAAAAATTACCAGCGATAATATTTTGTCGTGGAGGTAACCAAAGTTTTGGGATGTTAAATGGCTATCAGTTAAGAATGATGGGGAATTTGAGTGCAGAAGGTTATGTAGTTTTGGGATCGCAATTACGTGGAAACATGGCTAGTGAAGGTGTTGATGAATTTGGCGGAAAAGATTTGAATGATATTTTAAAATTAATAGAAATTGCAAAGGAATTAGATTTTGTTGATGAAAAAAATATTCATATTTTAGGTTATTCAAGAGGAGGTATGAATACCTATCAAATTTCTAAATTAACCGATAATATAAACAGTATTGCTGTGGTTGGAGCTCCTACTAATAAATTTGAATCTATTAAATTCCGCGAAAGCATGTATCATCAAGTTTATAAGCCGCTTTTTGGAGATACAATTACAAACAAAGAAGCTTATTTTAAGCGTTCTGCCGTATATTGGCATAAAGAAATAAATGAACCAATACTTATTTTGCATGGAACAGATGATAATAGAGTGGCGGTTGAAGAAGCAAAACAACTTATAGATTCGCTTAAAATTTCTGGTAAAACAGATTTTAGCTATAAATTGTTTGAAGGCGGTAATCATACGTTATCAAATTTCGCTGACGAACGTGATAGTTTAATTATTAATTGGTTTAAAACGCATTCAAAATAA
- a CDS encoding GH3 auxin-responsive promoter family protein — MFSLKSALAKPFAKRVFKSIQKWSNNPVETQEKVFQDLIAKAAGTEFGKDHDFISINSYADFIKRVPVRDYEALKPYVEKVVAGEKDILWVGKPLYFAKTSGTTSGSKYIPITKESMPSHVEAARNAILMYIHETGNAKFVDGKMIFLQGSPILTEQNGVQLGRLSGIVAHYVPKYLQKNRLPSLKTNCIDDWETKVDAIVEETLPEDMTIISGIPSWVQMYFEKLQEKTGKKVGDIFKNFNLFIFGGVNYEPYRAKFENLIGRKVDSIELYPASEGFFAFQDKQNEKGMLLQLNSGIFYEFIKADEFFDESPLRISIKDVEIGVNYVMIISSNAGLWAYNIGDTIEFTSTKPYRVIVSGRIKHFISAFGEHVIGKEVEQAMQEATANSDIRVSEFTVAPQISPSEGLPYHEWFVEFENNPEDLSALAKKLDESLQKQNSYYFDLIEGKVLQPLKITKVEKDGFQNYMKSIGKLGGQNKIPRLSNDRKIVDLLQ; from the coding sequence ATGTTTTCATTAAAATCTGCATTAGCAAAACCATTTGCAAAGCGTGTTTTTAAATCCATTCAAAAATGGAGTAATAATCCTGTGGAAACTCAGGAAAAAGTATTTCAAGATTTAATTGCAAAAGCAGCAGGAACCGAATTTGGAAAAGATCATGATTTTATTAGTATAAACTCTTATGCTGATTTTATTAAGCGTGTGCCTGTTCGTGATTATGAAGCTTTAAAACCGTATGTTGAAAAAGTTGTTGCTGGAGAAAAAGATATTCTTTGGGTAGGCAAGCCTCTTTATTTTGCCAAAACATCTGGAACTACTTCAGGATCAAAATACATTCCTATTACAAAAGAAAGTATGCCTAGCCATGTGGAAGCTGCTAGAAATGCTATTTTAATGTACATTCACGAAACAGGTAATGCTAAGTTTGTAGATGGTAAAATGATTTTTTTACAAGGAAGTCCTATTTTAACGGAGCAAAATGGAGTGCAATTAGGCCGGCTTTCAGGAATTGTTGCGCATTATGTACCTAAATATCTTCAGAAAAACCGTTTACCATCATTGAAGACCAATTGTATTGACGATTGGGAAACTAAGGTGGATGCTATAGTTGAAGAAACACTGCCTGAGGACATGACTATCATTTCTGGAATTCCATCTTGGGTACAAATGTATTTCGAGAAACTTCAGGAGAAAACAGGAAAGAAAGTCGGTGATATTTTTAAAAATTTTAATTTATTTATATTCGGAGGCGTTAATTACGAACCTTACCGCGCAAAATTTGAGAACCTTATCGGAAGAAAAGTAGATAGTATTGAACTGTATCCGGCAAGTGAGGGCTTTTTCGCCTTTCAAGATAAGCAGAATGAAAAAGGGATGTTACTTCAATTAAATTCGGGTATTTTTTACGAATTTATAAAAGCTGACGAATTTTTTGATGAAAGTCCATTACGAATTAGCATAAAAGATGTTGAAATTGGCGTTAATTATGTGATGATAATTTCATCTAACGCAGGACTTTGGGCTTATAATATTGGCGATACTATTGAGTTTACATCAACGAAACCATATCGTGTTATTGTTTCTGGGCGTATAAAACATTTTATTTCTGCCTTTGGCGAGCATGTTATTGGGAAAGAGGTAGAGCAAGCTATGCAGGAAGCTACTGCTAATTCTGATATTAGAGTTTCAGAATTTACTGTAGCGCCTCAAATTAGTCCTTCGGAAGGATTGCCGTATCATGAATGGTTTGTAGAATTTGAAAATAACCCTGAAGACCTTTCCGCTTTAGCGAAAAAATTAGATGAGTCATTACAGAAACAAAACAGCTATTATTTCGATTTAATTGAAGGCAAAGTGTTGCAGCCATTAAAGATTACAAAGGTTGAAAAAGATGGTTTCCAAAATTATATGAAATCTATTGGGAAATTAGGTGGGCAAAATAAAATTCCGAGGCTTTCAAATGACAGAAAAATTGTAGACCTATTACAGTAA
- a CDS encoding M23 family metallopeptidase: MIEKKKEPKKIKSKLLDKYKLVILNENTFEERLSLKLTRLNVFVLISLSAIFLVAVTYTLIAFTPLREYIPGYSSTALKKKATELNYKTDSLQRAISVNELYYASIKKVLKGDLSPTDFNKDSIISAVKLEVGEVDLNPSSADSLLREKVDKEDKYNLFESATSATSFILFPPVNGTISDPYNVKEKHYAVDIVVAKDTPIKATADGIVIFAEWTASTGYVIIIEHSYGLISVYKHNASLTKAQGDLVKAGEVIATAGNTGELSTGPHLHFELWNDGYPIDPTNFIDFK; encoded by the coding sequence ATGATAGAGAAAAAGAAAGAACCCAAAAAAATAAAAAGTAAATTACTCGATAAGTATAAATTGGTTATACTTAACGAAAACACGTTCGAAGAGCGCTTATCCCTTAAGTTAACACGTTTAAATGTGTTTGTTTTAATATCGCTATCTGCTATATTTTTAGTGGCTGTAACGTATACTTTAATAGCATTTACACCTCTTAGAGAGTATATTCCTGGCTATTCTTCAACAGCATTAAAAAAGAAAGCTACCGAATTAAACTACAAAACCGATTCATTGCAAAGGGCTATTTCTGTTAACGAATTGTATTATGCATCTATAAAAAAGGTTCTAAAAGGTGATTTGAGCCCGACGGACTTTAATAAAGATTCAATAATATCGGCGGTTAAGTTGGAGGTAGGTGAGGTAGATTTAAATCCGTCGTCGGCCGATTCATTACTTCGTGAAAAGGTAGACAAAGAGGATAAGTATAATTTATTCGAGTCGGCAACATCGGCTACCAGTTTTATATTATTTCCACCGGTAAACGGTACCATTAGTGATCCTTACAATGTAAAAGAAAAGCATTATGCTGTTGATATTGTTGTTGCGAAAGATACACCTATTAAAGCCACGGCCGATGGTATTGTTATTTTTGCCGAATGGACAGCCAGTACAGGTTACGTTATTATCATTGAGCATAGTTATGGTTTAATTTCTGTTTATAAACACAACGCGAGTTTAACAAAAGCGCAAGGCGATCTGGTTAAGGCTGGGGAGGTAATTGCTACTGCAGGAAATACAGGAGAATTATCTACGGGCCCACATTTGCATTTTGAGCTTTGGAATGATGGTTATCCAATAGACCCAACAAACTTTATAGATTTTAAATAG